A single genomic interval of Streptomyces sp. NBC_00663 harbors:
- a CDS encoding LutB/LldF family L-lactate oxidation iron-sulfur protein, translating into MSGTFVGMPAFPKAAHEAVNNPTLRGNLRHATHTIRAKREKAVAEVSDWAELREAGKRIKDHTLRHLDDYLVQLEESVTAAGGIVHWAADADEANRIVTELVRATGESEVVKVKSMATQEIGLNEALEEAGIHAYETDLAELIVQLGKDRPSHILVPAIHRNRGEIRDIFAKEMSEWGRPAPEGLTDTPAELAEAARLHLREKFLRAKVGVSGANFMVAETGTLVVVESEGNGRMCLTLPETLISVVGIEKIVPTWQDLEVFLQTLPRSSTAERMNPYTSTWTGTTDGDGPKTFHLVLLDNGRTDTLADEVGRQALRCIRCSACLNVCPVYERAGGHAYGSVYPGPIGAILSPQLRGTGSEIDASLPYASSLCGACYEVCPVAIDIPEVLVHLRERVVQGGEVTRAGNKVVLKPAKGHAAERAAMRAARWAFARPGALRTGQRLASRTRRLHPRSLPLPGPGKAWSATRDLPPVPAEPFRDWWQRTQGGKGGAK; encoded by the coding sequence ATGAGCGGCACGTTCGTAGGGATGCCGGCCTTTCCGAAGGCCGCGCACGAGGCGGTCAACAACCCGACGCTGCGCGGCAATCTGCGGCACGCCACACACACGATCCGCGCCAAGCGCGAGAAGGCCGTCGCCGAGGTCTCCGACTGGGCCGAGCTGCGCGAGGCGGGCAAGCGGATCAAGGATCACACCCTCCGCCATCTCGACGACTACCTCGTCCAGTTGGAGGAGTCGGTGACGGCGGCGGGCGGCATCGTCCACTGGGCGGCCGACGCCGACGAGGCCAACCGGATCGTCACCGAACTGGTCAGGGCCACCGGCGAGTCGGAGGTCGTCAAGGTCAAGTCGATGGCCACGCAGGAGATCGGGCTCAATGAGGCGCTGGAGGAGGCGGGCATCCATGCCTACGAGACCGATCTCGCCGAACTCATCGTGCAGTTGGGCAAGGACCGGCCCTCGCACATCCTGGTCCCCGCCATCCACCGCAACCGGGGTGAGATCCGGGACATCTTCGCGAAGGAGATGAGCGAGTGGGGGCGGCCGGCCCCCGAGGGCCTGACGGACACGCCCGCCGAACTCGCCGAGGCCGCGCGCCTCCATCTGCGGGAGAAGTTCCTGCGCGCCAAGGTCGGTGTCTCCGGCGCCAACTTCATGGTCGCCGAGACCGGCACCCTGGTGGTCGTGGAGTCCGAGGGCAACGGGCGGATGTGTCTGACCCTGCCCGAGACGCTGATCTCGGTGGTCGGCATCGAGAAGATCGTGCCGACCTGGCAGGACCTGGAGGTCTTCCTCCAGACGCTCCCCCGCTCCTCGACCGCCGAGCGCATGAACCCCTACACGTCGACATGGACCGGCACCACCGACGGGGACGGCCCGAAGACCTTCCACCTGGTGCTCCTGGACAACGGCCGCACCGACACCCTCGCCGACGAGGTCGGCCGCCAGGCCCTGCGCTGCATCCGCTGCTCGGCCTGTCTGAACGTGTGCCCGGTCTACGAGCGGGCCGGCGGCCACGCCTACGGTTCGGTGTACCCGGGTCCGATCGGCGCCATCCTCAGCCCCCAACTCCGGGGCACCGGAAGCGAGATCGACGCCTCGCTGCCGTACGCGTCGTCGCTCTGCGGTGCCTGCTACGAGGTGTGCCCGGTCGCCATCGACATCCCCGAGGTGCTGGTGCATCTGCGCGAACGGGTCGTGCAGGGCGGTGAGGTGACCCGCGCGGGCAACAAGGTGGTGCTCAAGCCCGCCAAGGGGCATGCCGCCGAGCGGGCGGCGATGCGGGCGGCCCGCTGGGCGTTCGCCCGTCCCGGCGCCCTGCGCACCGGCCAGCGCCTGGCCTCCCGCACCCGACGCCTGCATCCGCGCAGCCTGCCGCTGCCGGGTCCCGGCAAGGCGTGGAGCGCGACACGGGATCTGCCACCCGTGCCCGCGGAGCCGTTCCGTGACTGGTGGCAGCGGACTCAGGGCGGAAAGGGCGGTGCCAAGTGA
- a CDS encoding (Fe-S)-binding protein encodes MRVALFLTCVNDTLYPDTGRAVVKLLTRLGVEVDFPMAQTCCGQAHYNTGYRHETEPMARHFSDVFGEYEAIVTPSGSCGAMVRELYPRLGERARAEGRGDGLATALAPVVPKTFELTEFLVDVLGVTDVGAYYPHKVTYHPTCHGLRGLGLGDRPRRLLQAVKGLELVELPGAEECCGFGGTFALKNSDVSAAMGADKVRNAESTGAEVLCAADNSCLMHIGGTMARLSTEMRPVHIAEILASTEEEPAA; translated from the coding sequence ATGCGTGTCGCCCTGTTCCTGACCTGTGTCAACGACACGCTCTATCCGGACACCGGGCGCGCCGTGGTGAAACTGCTGACCAGGCTGGGCGTCGAGGTCGACTTCCCGATGGCCCAGACCTGCTGCGGGCAGGCGCACTACAACACCGGTTACCGCCATGAGACGGAACCGATGGCCCGGCATTTCTCCGATGTCTTCGGGGAGTACGAGGCGATCGTCACGCCGTCTGGTTCGTGCGGGGCGATGGTGCGGGAGCTGTACCCGCGGCTGGGTGAGCGGGCGCGGGCGGAGGGGCGCGGGGATGGTCTCGCGACCGCGCTGGCGCCCGTGGTGCCGAAGACGTTCGAGCTCACGGAGTTCCTGGTGGACGTGCTCGGGGTGACGGACGTCGGCGCCTACTACCCGCACAAGGTCACCTACCATCCGACCTGTCACGGGCTGCGCGGACTGGGTCTCGGTGACCGGCCCCGGCGGCTGCTCCAGGCCGTCAAGGGACTGGAGCTGGTGGAGCTTCCGGGGGCGGAGGAGTGCTGCGGTTTCGGCGGCACCTTCGCCCTCAAGAACTCCGATGTCTCGGCGGCGATGGGCGCCGACAAGGTGCGCAACGCCGAGTCGACCGGTGCCGAGGTGCTGTGCGCGGCCGACAACTCCTGTCTGATGCACATCGGCGGGACCATGGCCCGGCTGAGCACGGAGATGCGGCCGGTGCACATCGCGGAGATCCTGGCGAGCACGGAGGAGGAACCGGCGGCATGA
- a CDS encoding rhamnulokinase — MSALVKSYAAVDLGASSGRVMVGRVGPDSLELAEAHRFVNRPVRVPEGLRWDVLSLYAGVLDGLKAAGQVNSVGIDSWAVDYGLLDADGALLGNPVHYRDSRTEGVAEKVWATVPAEELYAATGLQYAPFNTLYQLTAAKEQLGAAQRLLLIPDLLTYWLTGEQGTELTNASTTQLIDPRTRAWSYDIASRLGIDLDLFAPLRQPGDPAGVLRAEVLEETGLRGPVPVTTVGSHDTASAVAAVPAAAGERFAYICTGTWSLAGLELDSPVLTEESRAANFTNELGLDGTVRYLRNIMGLWLLQECVRAWGEPELGTLLLDAAKAPALRSVVDASDPVFLAPGRMPERIAEACRASGQPVPRTPGEITRCILDSLALAHRRAVEEAQRLADRPVDVVYVVGGGTRNALLCQLTADACGLPVVAGPTEAAALGNVLVQARAHGLVGDLATSRQLLTRTQPLTRYEPQGDTAPWREAEARLAER; from the coding sequence ATGAGCGCGCTCGTGAAGTCGTACGCCGCGGTCGACCTCGGCGCGTCCAGCGGACGCGTCATGGTCGGCCGCGTCGGCCCCGACAGCCTGGAGCTGGCCGAGGCGCACCGGTTCGTGAACCGGCCGGTGCGGGTGCCGGAGGGGCTGCGGTGGGACGTTCTCTCGCTGTACGCCGGGGTGTTGGACGGCCTGAAGGCGGCCGGGCAGGTCAACTCCGTCGGCATCGACAGCTGGGCCGTGGACTACGGACTGCTGGACGCCGACGGGGCGCTGCTCGGCAACCCGGTGCATTACCGGGACTCCCGCACCGAGGGGGTCGCGGAGAAGGTGTGGGCGACCGTCCCGGCCGAAGAGCTGTACGCGGCAACGGGGTTGCAGTACGCGCCCTTCAACACCCTCTACCAGCTGACCGCCGCCAAGGAACAACTCGGGGCCGCTCAGCGGCTGTTGCTCATCCCCGATCTGCTGACGTACTGGCTCACCGGCGAGCAGGGCACCGAGCTGACCAACGCCTCGACGACGCAGTTGATCGATCCCCGGACGCGCGCGTGGTCGTACGACATCGCCTCCCGGCTGGGCATCGACCTCGATTTGTTCGCGCCGCTGCGGCAGCCCGGTGATCCGGCGGGGGTGCTGCGGGCCGAGGTGCTGGAGGAGACGGGGCTGCGCGGGCCCGTGCCGGTGACGACGGTCGGTTCGCACGACACCGCGTCCGCTGTGGCCGCTGTGCCGGCCGCGGCCGGTGAGCGGTTCGCGTACATCTGCACCGGCACCTGGTCGCTGGCGGGACTTGAGCTGGACTCCCCGGTGCTGACCGAGGAGAGCCGGGCCGCCAACTTCACCAATGAGCTGGGGCTCGACGGCACGGTCCGGTATCTGCGCAACATCATGGGCCTGTGGCTGCTCCAGGAGTGTGTACGGGCCTGGGGCGAGCCGGAGTTGGGGACGCTGCTCCTCGACGCGGCCAAGGCGCCGGCGCTGCGGTCGGTGGTGGATGCGTCCGATCCCGTGTTTCTCGCGCCCGGCCGGATGCCGGAGCGGATCGCCGAGGCGTGCCGTGCCTCGGGGCAGCCGGTGCCGCGGACGCCCGGCGAGATCACGCGCTGCATCCTCGACTCGCTCGCCCTCGCGCACCGCAGGGCGGTCGAGGAGGCCCAGCGGCTCGCCGACCGTCCCGTCGACGTCGTGTACGTCGTCGGCGGCGGCACCCGCAACGCGCTGTTGTGCCAGCTGACCGCCGACGCCTGCGGGCTGCCGGTGGTGGCGGGCCCGACGGAGGCGGCGGCCCTCGGGAACGTGCTGGTGCAGGCGCGGGCGCACGGGCTGGTCGGCGACCTGGCCACCTCCCGGCAGCTCCTCACCCGTACCCAGCCGCTGACCCGGTACGAGCCCCAGGGGGACACGGCGCCGTGGCGCGAGGCGGAGGCCCGGCTCGCCGAGCGGTGA
- a CDS encoding bifunctional aldolase/short-chain dehydrogenase, translated as MAVQPEAAALLARSHRLGADPRNTNYAGGNASAKGIDSDPVTGGDVELMWVKGSGGDLGTLTEAGLAVLRLDRLRALVDVYPGVEREDEMVAAFDYCLHGKGGAAPSIDTAMHGLVDAAHVDHLHPDSGIALACAADGEKLTAECFGDTVAWVPWRRPGFQLGLDIAAIKEANPQAIGVVLGGHGITAWGATAEECERNSLHMIRTAEAFLAERGKAEPFGPVVEGYEALGEGERRERAAALAPHVRAIASQDRPQVGHFNDSDVVLEFLARAEHPRLAALGTSCPDHFLRTKVAPLVLDLPPAAPLEEAVARLKELHAAYREEYAAYYQRHALPDSPAMRGADPAIVLIPGVGMFSFGKDKQTARVAGEFYVNAINVMRGAESVSTYAPIEESEKFRIEYWALEEAKLQRMPKPKPLATRVALVTGAGSGIGKAIAHRLVAEGACVVIADLNAENAAAVAEELGGADKAVAVTVDVTSEEQIAEAFKAAALAFGGVDLVVNNAGISISKPLLETSAKDWDLQHDIMARGSFLVSREAARVMIAQGLGGDIVYIASKNAVFAGPNNIAYSATKADQAHQVRLLAAELGEHGIRVNGVNPDGVVRGSGIFAAGWGAQRAAVYGVEEEKLGEFYAQRTILKREVLPEHVAGAVFALTGGELTHTTGLHVPVDAGVAAAFLR; from the coding sequence ATGGCTGTACAACCCGAAGCTGCCGCTCTCCTCGCTCGCTCCCATCGGCTCGGTGCCGACCCCCGTAACACCAACTACGCCGGTGGTAACGCGTCGGCGAAAGGTATCGATAGTGATCCCGTCACCGGGGGTGATGTGGAGCTGATGTGGGTCAAGGGGTCCGGTGGGGACCTCGGGACGCTGACCGAGGCGGGCCTCGCCGTGCTGCGGCTGGACCGGCTGCGGGCGCTCGTCGACGTCTACCCGGGCGTCGAGCGTGAGGACGAGATGGTCGCCGCGTTCGACTACTGCCTGCACGGCAAGGGCGGGGCGGCTCCGTCTATCGACACCGCGATGCACGGCCTGGTCGACGCCGCGCACGTCGATCATCTGCACCCCGACTCCGGGATCGCGCTGGCCTGTGCGGCGGACGGCGAGAAGCTGACCGCGGAGTGCTTCGGCGACACCGTGGCCTGGGTGCCGTGGCGGCGGCCCGGGTTCCAGCTGGGCCTGGACATCGCCGCGATCAAGGAGGCCAACCCGCAGGCGATCGGTGTCGTCCTGGGCGGGCACGGCATCACGGCGTGGGGTGCGACCGCGGAGGAGTGCGAGCGCAACTCCCTGCACATGATCCGTACCGCCGAGGCCTTCCTCGCCGAGCGCGGCAAGGCCGAGCCCTTCGGGCCGGTGGTCGAGGGGTACGAGGCGCTGGGCGAGGGTGAGCGGCGCGAGCGGGCCGCCGCGCTGGCTCCTCATGTACGGGCCATCGCCTCGCAGGACCGGCCCCAGGTCGGCCACTTCAACGACTCGGACGTGGTGCTGGAGTTCCTGGCCCGTGCCGAGCACCCGCGGCTCGCCGCGCTGGGCACCTCCTGCCCGGACCACTTCCTGCGGACCAAGGTGGCGCCGCTCGTCCTCGACCTGCCGCCGGCCGCCCCGCTGGAGGAGGCCGTGGCGCGGCTGAAGGAACTGCACGCCGCCTACCGCGAGGAGTACGCCGCCTACTACCAGCGGCACGCCCTGCCCGACTCCCCCGCGATGCGCGGTGCGGACCCGGCGATCGTGCTGATCCCCGGCGTGGGCATGTTCTCCTTCGGCAAGGACAAGCAGACCGCCCGGGTGGCCGGCGAGTTCTATGTCAACGCGATCAACGTGATGCGCGGCGCGGAGTCCGTCTCCACGTACGCGCCCATCGAGGAGTCCGAGAAGTTCCGGATCGAGTACTGGGCGCTGGAGGAGGCCAAGCTTCAGCGGATGCCGAAGCCGAAGCCGCTCGCGACCCGGGTCGCGCTGGTCACGGGTGCGGGCAGCGGGATCGGCAAGGCCATCGCGCACCGGCTGGTCGCCGAGGGCGCGTGTGTCGTCATCGCCGATCTGAACGCCGAGAACGCCGCCGCGGTCGCCGAGGAGCTCGGTGGCGCCGACAAGGCGGTCGCCGTGACCGTCGATGTCACCTCGGAGGAGCAGATCGCCGAGGCCTTCAAGGCCGCCGCGCTCGCCTTCGGCGGGGTGGACCTCGTCGTCAACAACGCCGGGATCTCCATCTCCAAGCCGCTTCTTGAGACCTCCGCCAAGGACTGGGACCTCCAGCACGACATCATGGCCCGCGGCTCGTTCCTCGTCTCGCGTGAGGCCGCCCGCGTGATGATCGCGCAGGGGCTGGGCGGCGACATCGTCTACATCGCCTCCAAGAACGCCGTCTTCGCGGGTCCCAACAACATCGCCTACTCCGCCACCAAGGCCGACCAGGCCCACCAGGTGCGGCTGCTGGCCGCCGAGTTGGGCGAGCACGGCATCCGCGTCAACGGGGTCAACCCGGACGGCGTGGTGCGCGGTTCCGGGATCTTCGCCGCCGGCTGGGGCGCCCAGCGGGCCGCCGTGTACGGCGTGGAGGAGGAGAAGCTGGGCGAGTTCTACGCCCAGCGGACCATCCTCAAGCGCGAGGTGCTGCCCGAGCACGTCGCGGGCGCCGTCTTCGCGCTGACCGGTGGGGAGTTGACCCACACCACCGGTCTGCATGTCCCCGTCGACGCCGGCGTCGCGGCCGCCTTCCTGCGATGA